ACCTGGAGCACAGGATGCGGTCGTTCCAGGGAACGTTTCATGCCAGTCCAGATTATGCGCTCTGGTACGGCTGGAGTGAAATGCAAACCGACCTGACTGAAATCAAGACCATGGCAAAAGAACTCCGCGCGAAGGCAGGTGTAAGGAAAAGATAGAATCAGAGAGGACTGACAAATCCCGCCCGGAGAAGACGAGTAAGGGCATCAAGAAGATTTTCTCCGAGGTCACGGACACATACGAACTGGTAAATCACGTTCTCACGCTCGGGCTTGATGCTTCCTGGAGGAGAAAAGCCGCCAGACTAGGAGCCGCAGATGGCGGCCTCAGGAAGAAGGCAGCCAGGGCAGGAGCCGCAGAGGCCGGTGCCAGGTGCCTTGATGTCTGCACAGGAACGGGCGAGATGGCTGGCTATCTAAGCTGCCTTGGAGATGGCACTGCCAAAGTCGTCTCTGTAGATTTCTCCCCTGAGATGCTCCGCAGGGCTCTCCGAAAATCAGAAGCGATGAGAATCTCATTCGCACTCGCCGAAGCAGGAACCTTGCCTTTCCCCGACAAAACTTTCGACCTCGTCACGATCTCCTTCGCAACGCGAAACATCAATACAAGCCGC
This genomic stretch from Candidatus Eisenbacteria bacterium harbors:
- a CDS encoding ubiquinone/menaquinone biosynthesis methyltransferase — its product is MKKIFSEVTDTYELVNHVLTLGLDASWRRKAARLGAADGGLRKKAARAGAAEAGARCLDVCTGTGEMAGYLSCLGDGTAKVVSVDFSPEMLRRALRKSEAMRISFALAEAGTLPFPDKTFDLVTISFATRNINTSRENLIDRFREFHRVLKPGGRFVNLETSQPRSDFLKKLFHIYIKLLVHPVGRAISGSRAGYFYLSKTIPAFYGAEELADTLHEAGFTDVAFQRLSLGIAAIHLAIK